DNA sequence from the Herpetosiphon gulosus genome:
TCATGGGTTTCGTTTAACATTTAATTGGTTGCTCCATAGGCCAAGGCTGGCTGCTCGATAAAGCTGGCAAATTCGTTGATCGGCTCCTCGAACGAGCACGAACCAAAGGCAATTAAGCCGCTGTGGCGCACGGCCAACAAATCATCAGGCTCAAAATGCCAGTTACGCCAGCTCATTTTTTGCTCGGTTAGCTTAATTGCCGCAGGATCATGCTCCAGCAAGGCTGCGAGCACCTCTTGATGGGCGGCATTTTCTTGCAACAACGCGCTAGCTAAAATCAGATTGAGGTAGCCATACATCCAGCCCTCAGCACTATCCGTTGCATAGGTCAGGCGATATTGGCCACGCAAAGGGTGGTGTAAACCAGCAGTCGCTTTATAGGCGACCCCATTGCTGATACAGGCATGCAGAAAGCGCACAATCTGTTCTGGTTCAGGAAAAGCTTCGGCGATAATCCCACCAGTGCGAAGTTTGGCGCGTAACCCAGTGCTTCGCAGGGCTGCGATTAAATGGCTTGGATCGTGATCATGGGGAATTTCAACGAATATTGTAATTTGTTCAGGCATGGCCGCATGAATCGCCGCGATTTGTTCGAGGCTCTCGGCCTTAACTTCAGCTGTATCAATCACGAACCAACCCTGATAACGCTGATTAAGCGCTGGGATTTCGGCAAGTTGAGCAAGATCGTTAGCTAAGAGGCTGATTATCCAAGGCTGGCTTGGCTGCTTGCCAAGGCTGGTTTGCCATTCGGCAATCCGGCTGTAGGGCAAAATAAAACGGGCTAAATAGCCGTGTTGGTTGCTAGTACGATAGTTGGCATACTGGCTGGTCGCTTGATCCATGGCTAGGGCGGCTGGTGGAAAAAGCCCTGCATAATCGATCAATCCAGCGAGCAGTGGTTCCCAAATCGGTGACATATCCAAAATCCTCCACGTCATTGTGGGACATACGATATCCGATGATACTTCAAGTGTACGTGAAGTGAGCACTTGGGGCAAATAGTTGAGATTCATTCCATCGCAAAACCGAGCGTCAGTCTAAATCCAGAGACTGATGTCAAATCATTTAAGTTATGGTCAAATAAAGCTAGCAACGGAATTCAAGCAGCGCTTAATCTCAAGGCCCAAAGGAGCCAACCACGCAATGGATGAACGTCGATTAATTCGGGTTAGTAAATATCTGAGCAAACATCTACGCCATCAACCAGAGCGCTTGGGATTAACGCTTGAACCAGGTGGTTGGGTTGGGGTTGAGCAACTTTTAGCGGCCTGTGCGGCCAATAATTTTGCAATTAGCCAAGCCGAGTTACTGGAAGTTGTTAAACAGAACAACAAACAGCGTTTCGGCTTCGATCCAACTGGCCAAAAAATTCGCGCCCACCAAGGCCACAGCGTGGCGGTCGATTTAGGCCTCGTGGCCCAGCAACCGCCAACCATCCTGTATCACGGTACAGCCAAACACAACTTAGCAACAATTTTGAGTGATGGACTACGGCCTATGCAACGCCAACATGTCCATCTCTCGCGTGATCGGGTGACGGCGCTACAAGTAGGGGCACGTCACGGCCAAGCAGTGATTTTAATCGTCCAAGCTGACGAACTATATCGGGCTGGACAAGCTTTCTTTTGCAGCGACAACGGCGTTTGGCTGACCACCGCCATCGCTCCTGCCTATCTGACGCTTGAAAGCTAAGGCGCTTGGGTTGTTCTGAGGCGGCAGATCGGGCTATGCTATAATACGCCCATCGCGCTTTGGCCACCCATGATCCAGCAACATCCACGGATTTTCCGCGATGTTTTGGCTCTGCGTGGGTAGATGAGGAACTTGCTCATGCCATTTGTAGACATTCTGTTGCTGCTTTTCGTTGTGATTGGGCTATTCTATGGCTTTTTTCAAGGCATGTTAAAAGTTGGTGTTGCCATTTTCGTTTTTTACCTAACGATTGTGCTTTCATCACTATATTATCGGCCATTAGCCTTGATGATCAGCAAAAATTCGACAACACCATTCCAAGTTTTGGAAATGTTATCGTTTTTGATTTTGTTGTTCGTACTATTTTTTATTTTGCTGTGGGTGGCCAGCTATACCTTTCGCTATCTCAAAGTTGGCGGTCAACTCCAATATATCGATAAGGTAATTGGAACCTTCCTTGGGTTAATTCTCGGGGCAATGATCGCCAGTATTTTTGCAATGATGTTACGGTATTTATTTACAACAAATGCAGCAGCAGTGCTCGATTATCCAGCGATGAAGTTTCTACAAGCTAGCACACGGGCATCAGTATTAAAAGATGTATTTTTAAATATTATCTTGCCGCTGATTTACGGGCCAATTAGTCCAATTATGCCCGATAGTGCTGATACATTATTCCGTAGTATTCAACGGTAATCGTGCAGTGCTTTTGCACTTGCAATAGAAGAAGTTTCGTGATGATATCAGAAGTTGTACTCCAAACCCTTGAGTTCGATAAAGTTCGTGATCAGCTTGCACGTCATGCTGCGTTTAGCGCAAGCCGTGAGTTGGTTGCGCAACTCCATCCATCAACCGATGGGCAGTGGATTCTGCAGGCGCAAATTCGTACCAGTGCCGCTCGTGCTTTAATTGAATCGTTTGCCGATGTCTCAATTGGCGGTGCTCGTGATGTTCGCCCTGCGGTGGAACATGCTCGTCGTGGTGGGATTCTTGAGGCGAGTCGGGTACAAGAAATTGCCTCTACCCTCAGTGCAATGCGGCGGTTGCGCGGCCAAGTCTTGCGCAATCATCCCGATTTTGTGCCATTACACCCTTTGGCTGATCAACTGCCAAATTTGGCCACGCTGGAACATGAAATTGAACGCACAATCGGCCCTGATGGCGAGGTTTTAGATAGTGCTTCGGCTGAATTGGGCCGCTTGCGTAGCGCCATTCGGGTGGCGTTTAATCGGTTGCAAGAGCGTTTGCAAGCAATTATCAATTCGTCGCAATATGCTGATGTGCTGCAAGAGCCAATTATCACGGTGCGCGATGGCCGCTATGTCGTGCCAGTCAAAGCGCCGCAACGCCGTGCCTTACGCGGGATTGTCCACGATCAATCATCGTCGGGCGCGACCCTGTATATCGAGCCATTGGCCACGGTTGAGTTAAATAATCAGTGGCGTGAGCTGCAATTGGCTGAACGCGAAGAAATTCAGCGCATTTTGGCGGCACTTTCGGGCAAAATTGCCAATGAAGGTATGGCGATTATTGTTGGGGTTGAGGCTACCGCTGAATTAGATTTAGCCTTTGCCAAAGCCAAATATAGCATTAGCCTGCGGGCTAACCAACCTGCGATCAATACTCCAGCTCCCGTCGATGATCTGCACCCCGAATCAACCCTGTCGTTGCTCAAAGCCCGCCATCCCTTGCTCAACCAAGATCTGGTTGTGCCAACCGATGTCTGGCTGGGCGGCCCAACTCAGATGATTATTATCACTGGCCCGAATACTGGTGGTAAAACGGTGGCGCTCAAAACCGTCGGTTTGATGGCATTAATGGCCCAAGCGGGTTTGCATATTCCGGCCCATCAAGGCTCACGTCTCCCCATTTTTGGTAAAATTTTTGCTGATATCGGCGATGAACAAAGCATCGAACAAAGCCTCTCGACCTTCTCCTCCCACATGACTAACATCATCCAAATCTTGGATCGGGTAACCCCCGATTCGTTGGTGTTGTTTGATGAATTGGGTGCTGGCACTGATCCGGTCGAGGGTGCTGCTTTGGCCCGCGCGATTATCGAACGCTTGTTGAATGTGGGATGTTTGGCGATGGCAACCAGCCACTATGCTGAACTCAAGGCCTTTGCCTATAGCACTGATGGGGTTGAAAATGCCTCAGTTGAGTTTGATGTTGAAACCTTATCACCAACCTATCGACTTTCAATCGGCTTGCCAGGCCGCTCGAATGCTTTAGCAATTGCTGAACGCTTGGGGCTTAAACGCGATTTGATCGAACGCGCTCGGGCGACGATTAGCCGCGATAATGTCCAAGTTGAAGATTTGCTGGCCGCGATTCATCGCGAACGCACAACCGCCGAGAGTGAAGCCGCCCGCGCGATGGAATTGCGCGAAGATGCCGAGCTGGTGCGTGATCGCTTGAGCCGTGAATTGTATGAGTTTGAGCAGGATCGCGAACAGCAATTAGCCAGCTATCAACGCCAACTTGATGATGAATTGCGCGACGTGCGGGCTGAATTGCGCCGCTTACGCGATGAATTTCGCTCAGTTTCGGTTAGCCGCCAATGGATGGAACAAGCCGAACAACGCCTTAGCCGAGTTGCCGAACGGGTTCCCCAAACTCCAACTCCCCCCAAAGCCAAAGTTCCAGTTGTTCCCAAAGTTGCGCTTGCTCCATTGCCTCGCACAATTCAAGTTGGCGATCAGGTGTTTGTGAGCAGCGTTAAGCTTTCGGGCGTGGTGCTCGATTTGGATGAAGAGGCCAACGAGGCCGAAGTTCAATTGGGTGGCTTCCGTTTGCGGGTCGATTTACGCGAGTTGCGGCTCGAAAAAGCTGGGACTACCCCAACGCAGGCGACCCAAAAATATGTGCCTGTTCAGCGCATGATCAATACGCCACCGCCGCCAAATGTTTCGATGCAGCTTGATATGCGTGGTTGGCGAGCCTCAGATGTGGAAAGTCAGCTCGATCATTATCTCAACGATGCTTACCTAGCCAATCTTTCAGAAGTGCGTTTGGTTCATGGCAAGGGTACGGGGGCGTTGCGCCAAGTTGTACGAACGTTGCTCAAACGCCATCCCTTGGTCGAATCGTACAATAGTGGTAGCCAAGGTGATGGCGGCGATGGCGTAACAATCGCCAAAATGGTTGCCCGTTGAGTCAGCACAGGGTTGAGTTCGCTCAGCCCTGTTGTTATTTTAGAAATCGATTATGTATTTTGTGCCGCACGATCAAGATAGGTATCAAAGCATCAATCAACCGTTGCTCTGGCTGAGCGGGCTGAATGCAAGCTGGAGCGTTTGGGCAACGCAGCATCAGTTAGCCCAAATCGATTTGCTATGGGTTGGCGTATTGTTAGCTGGCTATACGGGCTTGCTGGCTTGGCTGCGCACTCTGAGTTTTCAGCGGCGACGTTTGGTGATCGATGGGCTGCTGATTGTACTGACTATTGCTTTGGGCTTAGTTGGCACAGTCGTATTTGTGCAGATTACATCAATTTCGATGGCAGTTTGGCCGTGGCTGCGCCAAATGGGCTTGGTGGTTGGGCTATTACTTTGGCAACAATGGCGCATGATTTCAACCTAATCTGCTTGAAATGTGCCCAAAATCAAGGCTTTTTTGGTATGATCTCTGCAAGATAGCTGAATGTACAGTTCAGCCAAAGCTAGGAGCCAACAAGCCATGATTCATTCGGCAGCGTGGTTAAGGCAACGCCATCGGCGGGTAATGCGTGGGTTACGTGCATACTTCGGCTTGCAATTAGGGCTTTCGGTTGGCGGTGCGTTATTGCTGTATTGGCTTGGCGAGCGGCCTGTTTCGCCATTAATTATTAGTAGCGGCATCGTGGTTGGCCTCTTGTTATTGCCACAGGCTCGGCGCTGGCTGGGCTGGTTGTATATTCCCAGTTTGTTATTAACTGATTTGGTGCATGTCACTGCGCTGCTGTGGCTAACTCCCGCCAATGCCCTAGAACGGGGCAGCTTATGGGCCTTGGCCTATATTCCATTATTGGTAGCGGCTGGGCGTTGGTGGAGCTATAGCGGTGGGGCTTTGGCCTTGGTGGCAATGTTGATTGCTGATGCGGCGGTGCTGTTTGGACGCTTGGCTTGGCGCGAGGCCTTGCCAGTGTTTATTTTTCAGGCCGTTACGGCAGCCTTGGGC
Encoded proteins:
- a CDS encoding RNA 2'-phosphotransferase; protein product: MDERRLIRVSKYLSKHLRHQPERLGLTLEPGGWVGVEQLLAACAANNFAISQAELLEVVKQNNKQRFGFDPTGQKIRAHQGHSVAVDLGLVAQQPPTILYHGTAKHNLATILSDGLRPMQRQHVHLSRDRVTALQVGARHGQAVILIVQADELYRAGQAFFCSDNGVWLTTAIAPAYLTLES
- a CDS encoding CvpA family protein, with the translated sequence MPFVDILLLLFVVIGLFYGFFQGMLKVGVAIFVFYLTIVLSSLYYRPLALMISKNSTTPFQVLEMLSFLILLFVLFFILLWVASYTFRYLKVGGQLQYIDKVIGTFLGLILGAMIASIFAMMLRYLFTTNAAAVLDYPAMKFLQASTRASVLKDVFLNIILPLIYGPISPIMPDSADTLFRSIQR
- a CDS encoding endonuclease MutS2, translating into MISEVVLQTLEFDKVRDQLARHAAFSASRELVAQLHPSTDGQWILQAQIRTSAARALIESFADVSIGGARDVRPAVEHARRGGILEASRVQEIASTLSAMRRLRGQVLRNHPDFVPLHPLADQLPNLATLEHEIERTIGPDGEVLDSASAELGRLRSAIRVAFNRLQERLQAIINSSQYADVLQEPIITVRDGRYVVPVKAPQRRALRGIVHDQSSSGATLYIEPLATVELNNQWRELQLAEREEIQRILAALSGKIANEGMAIIVGVEATAELDLAFAKAKYSISLRANQPAINTPAPVDDLHPESTLSLLKARHPLLNQDLVVPTDVWLGGPTQMIIITGPNTGGKTVALKTVGLMALMAQAGLHIPAHQGSRLPIFGKIFADIGDEQSIEQSLSTFSSHMTNIIQILDRVTPDSLVLFDELGAGTDPVEGAALARAIIERLLNVGCLAMATSHYAELKAFAYSTDGVENASVEFDVETLSPTYRLSIGLPGRSNALAIAERLGLKRDLIERARATISRDNVQVEDLLAAIHRERTTAESEAARAMELREDAELVRDRLSRELYEFEQDREQQLASYQRQLDDELRDVRAELRRLRDEFRSVSVSRQWMEQAEQRLSRVAERVPQTPTPPKAKVPVVPKVALAPLPRTIQVGDQVFVSSVKLSGVVLDLDEEANEAEVQLGGFRLRVDLRELRLEKAGTTPTQATQKYVPVQRMINTPPPPNVSMQLDMRGWRASDVESQLDHYLNDAYLANLSEVRLVHGKGTGALRQVVRTLLKRHPLVESYNSGSQGDGGDGVTIAKMVAR